One Malus sylvestris chromosome 14, drMalSylv7.2, whole genome shotgun sequence DNA segment encodes these proteins:
- the LOC126600429 gene encoding probable auxin efflux carrier component 1c, producing the protein MITLSDFYHVMTAVVPLYVAMILAYGSVKWWKIFTPDQCSGINRFVALFAVPLLSFHFISSNDPYNMNTRFIAADTLQKLIVLAVLGVWTKVSKRGCLEWMITLFSVSTLPNTLVMGIPLLKGMYGDFSGSLMVQIVVLQCIIWYTLMLFMFEYRGARLLISEQFPDTAGSIVSIHVDSDIMSLDGRQPLETEAEIKEDGKLHVTVRKSNASRSDIFSRRSQGLSSTTPRPSNLTNAEIYSLQSSRNPTPRGSSFNHTDFYSMMAAGRNSNFGANDVYGMSTSRGPTPRPSNFEEDCGGGAVSSATGNKPRFYHGGQGNAAAHYPAPNPGMFSPTASKTVIANANANTNAMNAKRANGQAQKTEDNNGGKDLHMFVWSSSASPVSDVFGSNEYGGAAHDHKEVKLAVSPGKVEGRRENQEEYLEREDFSFGNRDQMNMNNEAEKGGDGIGKAKVMPPTSVMTRLILIMVWRKLIRNPNTYSSLIGLTWSLVSFRWHVQMPAIVAKSIAILSDAGLGMAMFSLGLFMALQPKIIACGNSIAAFTMAVRFLTGPAVMAAASIAVGLRGTLLHVAIVQAALPQGIVPFVFAKEYNVHPDILSTGVIFGMLIALPITLVYYILLGL; encoded by the exons ATGATCACATTATCCGACTTCTACCACGTCATGACGGCGGTGGTGCCGCTCTACGTGGCTATGATCTTGGCCTACGGCTCCGTAAAGTGGTGGAAGATCTTCACCCCCGACCAGTGTTCCGGCATCAACCGCTTCGTCGCTCTCTTCGCCGTCCCCCTCCTCTCTTTCCACTTCATCTCCAGCAACGACCCTTACAACATGAACACCCGCTTCATCGCCGCCGACACCCTCCAGAAGCTCATCGTCCTCGCCGTCCTCGGAGTCTGGACCAAAGTCAGCAAAAGGGGCTGCCTGGAATGGATGATCACTCTCTTCTCCGTCTCCACTCTGCCTAACACTCTGGTCATGGGAATCCCATTGCTCAAAGGAATGTACGGCGATTTTTCCGGGAGTTTGATGGTGCAGATCGTCGTCCTCCAGTGCATTATCTGGTACACTTTGATGCTTTTCATGTTCGAATACCGAGGAGCAAGACTCCTCATCTCCGAGCAGTTTCCCGACACGGCGGGATCCATTGTCTCCATCCACGTCGACTCCGACATCATGTCGCTCGACGGAAGACAGCCCCTCGAAACCGAAGCGGAGATCAAGGAGGACGGCAAGCTCCACGTTACTGTTAGAAAATCAAACGCTTCGCGGTCGGATATTTTCTCGCGGCGGTCTCAGGGGCTGTCGTCCACCACCCCGCGGCCTTCGAATCTTACCAATGCGGAGATTTACTCCCTGCAGTCGTCGAGAAATCCGACGCCGAGAGGATCGAGCTTTAACCACACGGATTTTTACTCTATGATGGCTGCCGGAAGGAACTCCAATTTCGGAGCTAACGACGTTTACGGGATGTCTACGTCCAGAGGGCCGACTCCACGGCCGTCAAATTTCGAGGAAGACTGTGGAGGCGGCGCTGTCAGCTCTGCTACTGGAAACAAGCCGAGATTTTACCACGGCGGGCAAGGTAATGCGGCGGCGCATTACCCGGCTCCGAACCCAGGAATGTTTTCTCCGACGGCGTCTAAAACCGTCATCGCTAATGCTAATGCTAATACCAATGCCATGAATGCAAAGAGGGCTAATGGGCAAGCTCAGAAAACAGAGGACAACAATGGCGGGAAGGATCTCCATATGTTTGTTTGGAGCTCAAGTGCTTCTCCTGTTTCAGATGTGTTCGGAAGCAATGAATACGGCGGAGCTGCCCATGATCACAAAGAAGTTAAATTGGCTGTGTCTCCAGGAAAAG TggaggggaggagagagaatcaGGAGGAGTACTTGGAGAGAGAGGATTTCAGCTTTGGAAACAGAGATCAGATGAACATGAACAATGAGGCTGAGAAAGGAGGGGATGGGATTGGAAAAGCCAAAGTGATGCCTCCAACAAGTGTGATGACAAGGCTTATTCTCATCATGGTTTGGAGAAAACTCATCAGAAACCCAAACACTTACTCCAGCTTGATTGGCCTCACTTGGTCTCTAGTCTCATTCAG GTGGCACGTTCAAATGCCAGCAATTGTAGCAAAGTCCATTGCCATACTGTCTGATGCAGGACTTGGCATGGCCATGTTCAGCCTTG GTTTGTTTATGGCTTTGCAGCCAAAGATCATAGCATGTGGAAACTCCATTGCAGCTTTTACCATGGCTGTGAGATTCCTCACAGGCCCAGCTGTCATGGCAGCTGCTTCCATTGCTGTTGGCTTAAGAGGCACTCTCTTGCATGTTGCCATTGTACAG GCAGCCCTACCCCAAGGAATTGTCCCCTTTGTCTTTGCCAAGGAATACAATGTACACCCTGATATTCTCAGCACAGG GGTTATATTTGGAATGTTGATTGCATTGCCCATCACGCTTGTTTACTACATTTTGTTGGGGCTATGA